One segment of Scomber scombrus chromosome 3, fScoSco1.1, whole genome shotgun sequence DNA contains the following:
- the LOC133977898 gene encoding globoside alpha-1,3-N-acetylgalactosaminyltransferase 1-like, producing the protein MALFPFCKTPTGAIRVTRIQLVLYCCLLSLIIYFLHGRKVGGSVKSPHPYFHAIEMARGGDMTDMAAVKAAPAKTPLETPWGAPLVWGDTRSAAWRRAKFEEQGMRTGLLVLVVGTYAQFIRRFLSSAEVHFLPGQIVTYYILTDNPRTLDPPIELGPDRQMKVIPVAEQPGWGRLAQRRMALFADAIKDPIGSEVEYVFCADIDQEFVAPVGEEIFGDLVATLHPELYGMPRNAFPYEVEEVSSACVEEDEGDYYYTSELYGGLVSEMYKLVRACSFLILQDQANGLMARGLEESYLNRYLINHRPTCVLSPEYSWWDSDLTADVPVQRLVSLGRQCGALDKEKRDEYKC; encoded by the exons ATGGCGCTGTTCCCATTCTGCAAGACGCCTACAG GAGCAATCAGAGTGACTAGAATACAGCTGGTCTTGTACTGCTGTCTACTGTCTCTTATCATAT ACTTCCTCCACGGGCGTAAAGTGGGCGGCAGTGTGAAGTCACCTCATCCATACTTTCATGCCATAGAAATGGCCAGAGGAGGAGACATGACTGACATGGCCGCTGTCAAGGCAGCACCAGCAAAAACTCCTCTAGAGACACCTTGGGGTGCTCCTTTAGTGTGGGGTGACACCCGCAGTGCAGCTTGGCGTAGGGCTAAATTTGAAGAACAGGGAATGCGTACAGGTCTACTAGTCTTAGTGGTGGGAACTTATGCCCAGTTCATCCGCCGTTTCCTCTCCTCAGCAGAAGTCCACTTTCTCCCTGGTCAGATAGTCACCTACTACATTCTCACAGATAATCCTCGTACTTTGGATCCTCCCATTGAGCTGGGGCCTGACCGACAAATGAAGGTGATTCCTGTTGCAGAGCAACCTGGGTGGGGAAGGTTGGCCCAGCGCCGCATGGCTCTGTTTGCTGATGCCATCAAGGACCCAATTGGCAGCGAGGTTGAATATGTCTTCTGTGCCGACATTGACCAGGAGTTTGTGGCCCCTGTGGGCGAAGAAATCTTTGGAGATCTGGTGGCAACGTTGCACCCAGAGCTCTATGGGATGCCACGAAATGCATTTCCTTACGAAGTTGAAGAAGTCTCATCAGCTTGtgtggaggaggatgaaggagacTATTACTACACCTCTGAGCTGTATGGAGGGCTGGTTTCCGAAATGTACAAACTGGTCCGTGCCTGTTCTTTTCTCATTCTGCAGGACCAGGCTAATGGGCTAATGGCCAGAGGACTCGAGGAGAGCTACCTGAACCGCTACCTGATCAACCACAGGCCAACCTGTGTGCTGTCACCAGAGTACAGCTGGTGGGACTCAGACTTGACTGCTGATGTACCTGTGCAGAGACTAGTCTCTTTGGGGAGGCAATGTGGGGCTCTCGATaaggaaaagagagatgaaTACAAATGTTGA